The Pelotomaculum isophthalicicum JI genomic interval ACTCTTGGAAATAATGATGGTTGCATCCTTGCTGGGGATTGCCTTCCTTATATTTTATAATTTTCTTGGTTTAAATTTTACTTTTTTAAACAAAACCGATACTGATACGGCTTCATATTTTCAAGCCACAAACGCCATGAACCATTTCGCAAGAGATGCACAGCAGTATCAAACATTAAGAATAACGCAATCCGGGGGCAATTATGTGGTTCAGGGAATATGCGCCGGCGGTTATCCGGACTCAAAAGATCTGATCAACGCGACAGCCATTACAGATAATAGTTGTTATTATTATACAACAGCGCCCATGGGGCTGACCGGTCAGTTTATTGGAAGTAAATATGGCGCGTTGATTAGCGATGTCAAAACAAATGTTGATTTGCTCGACCAAAGTCTTGCAGTAAATAACGCTCCAGCCAATCCAAATATTATTAAATTTATTCGGATCACTTTCGAGGTATTTCCCGGTAGCAACTCAACAATGGATTCCATAAAACTATCAAGAATATTAAGATTGTCACATTAAGCGCATGGGGTTGATGCTGTTGCGGAAACATATTAAAAACAATGACGGAGTGGCATTGGTGGCGGTGATGATGGTATTGTCCGTTTCCATGCTTGTTGTTTTCTTCATGGTCAATTTTCTTAATAGTGAAAGCAGGATAACTAACGTCAACATATCCAGGAACAGGGCCTCTCAAATCGCGGAAGCAGGGGTCGACCTGGCAATAAATGAATGGATTAATTACATAAATAATCAACATGACCCGGGTAACTGCCCATACGGAGCACTAAGTTCCATAAAGATTAACAGGCACTCGCCCTATCTCTCCATAACTCTCCATAAGTGATACCCGTATTACCTTTTTGGGATTTCTACTTTCCCTAACTCGGTCTATCACGCCATATCACGCCGTAAGTTTAGTATTACGATAGTATAAAGAAAGAGCCTTGGCTGTTTGTTTTAGTCAAGACTCTTTTTTTCATCTATTTCTTTAAGGCGATTAAGCCATTTTGTAATTGTACCTGTTTCAAAAAAGTATAGTAACGCACCCTCTGAAAACCTATCTGCTCGAATTGCACCCATAAGCAAGGCTGTAATACATTTTCCGTCCAAAGTAGAAGTATCAACTTCGCTCATGGAAACAATACTCCATTCGATTCCGTTTTCAAACAGAATATCATTGTAGCTGTAAAGGCCGTATTCTTGGTGTTCATCAGCGAAAGTGTAAACATCATCTATAAAGTGTCTCGCCATTCTGGAATAAGTTACATAGGGCATTTGTATAGGGCTCTCAATCGTTCCTTTGCTTTTGCTATCAACTACCCACTTTCCAAAATTATCAGCTTCAAGAATAGGCAAATATGCGGTTAACTTTGTGTAGGTATTCATTTTCCACCACCCCTTTAATAAGATACCACTAAATAAATGAATGTGTAATTTCGTCAATGCGTTTTTCTATAAGGTAGCAACTCATATCACGATTTTCTGGACAACCCCTCGTTTGAAAAATAGCTTTGCTTGAATCAAAGCCAAACCCAAACATTTTATCATCTTTTGTTGGGTCACGCCTTTGTTTAACCTCTGACATAAATTGCAACATTTCTTTATTCGTAAATGCGAGCATTATCGTGTCCCATTTAGTGCTTTTTGCACCTGCATTTTTAACATCATCAGAGTACTTTGCATATATCCCAACCAGTATATACCAGTTTGCGTTTTGCTGAACAGGGAACCTATTAAACCACAAGTAGAATGGATAGCCAGAATCTTCCTTGTCATTATAATATGTCCTGGACATTTTAACTTGAATAGTGTTGGCCTTGTTGCACCCATTGTCATAGCGATATAGCAATAAGTCAATACCTTTTTCCTGTGCCGAAGCAGGAATAAAAACAGAAGTACCTTTTATTTTCTTTGATAGATAATCTGCGACTGCAAACTCTCCATACTGCATTGTAAAAATTGGTTGCAAATTTCATCACCTCATCTATATGGACTGTAAGAGTTCTATAAACTCTGCTCTTACATTTTAATAGATGTGATGTAATAATTCAATGCAAATGTGAATTATAAATATAACTCAATATTGTGTCATAGTTTTGTGCCTGTTGTCAACTCTATAATGTAACTAAAATCAATGGAGGAATTGCATTATGGAGAAATTTATCGTAACACCTAAAGAAGATAAATCTGTCACCATGACGATACGCATAGATAGAGCCTTGCAAGAGGAATATAACGATTTAGCAGCTAAAACGAATCGTTCTCGTAATGAACTAATCAGCATGGCTTTGCAATATGCCCTTGACCACATGGAATTGAAAGATGAATGATGACTAAATGAGAGCCTTTGGATTTTTTCCTCTGGCTCTCAATTATTTATGCGTTCAATCGTAAGAACTCATTTACCTTTGTTGCTACTTCCTCTTGCTGTTCCTCAAAGCTATGAGCATAGATGTTCATTGTAGTGGAACAGGTTGAATGTCCTAATGTCTTTGATATTTCAATGATGTTGACTTCCAGATAATTAAGCAAGGTAGCACATGAATGTCTCAACCCATGAAGCGGAATAATCGGTAATTCCTCTAATCCCTCAGCTTTTGCTTTGTCTGGATTATTCTGCACCCACTCATTATAGCGGTGTAAATGCTTTGTGAAATACTGATAAGGTGTTGTATGCCCCATAAGTTTTCCATCTGCTTGAATGAACAGATTACCGCCATTGCT includes:
- a CDS encoding type II secretion system protein, which encodes MANTFKYRNINKNSGFTLLEIMMVASLLGIAFLIFYNFLGLNFTFLNKTDTDTASYFQATNAMNHFARDAQQYQTLRITQSGGNYVVQGICAGGYPDSKDLINATAITDNSCYYYTTAPMGLTGQFIGSKYGALISDVKTNVDLLDQSLAVNNAPANPNIIKFIRITFEVFPGSNSTMDSIKLSRILRLSH
- a CDS encoding DUF6508 domain-containing protein, which codes for MNTYTKLTAYLPILEADNFGKWVVDSKSKGTIESPIQMPYVTYSRMARHFIDDVYTFADEHQEYGLYSYNDILFENGIEWSIVSMSEVDTSTLDGKCITALLMGAIRADRFSEGALLYFFETGTITKWLNRLKEIDEKKSLD